In the genome of Candidatus Microbacterium phytovorans, one region contains:
- a CDS encoding ABC transporter permease produces the protein MNDQLFTVLLVATGQTLYMVGFALLATVIVGLPLGVVLVGTEEGRFLEAPFGSRRLGVVINRTLDFIVNLGRSVPFIILMVALIPFTRVVVGTFIGPTAAIVPLSVVAIPFFARMVEIAIKEVDPGLLEVASSLGASRWQLVTKVLLPEAAPPMLLGLSTTVTSIINFSAMVGTVAGGGLGDVAIRYGYQQYSWIHIVSVIVIIFAIVMVLQSLASWGARRLARRSSRPPRRARGAALAPSPATSGASHLAP, from the coding sequence GTGAACGATCAGCTCTTCACGGTGCTCCTCGTCGCCACGGGGCAGACGCTGTACATGGTCGGATTCGCCCTCCTCGCGACGGTGATCGTCGGCCTGCCGCTGGGTGTCGTGCTCGTCGGCACGGAGGAGGGACGCTTCCTGGAGGCGCCGTTCGGATCGAGGCGCCTCGGCGTCGTCATCAACCGCACCCTCGACTTCATCGTCAACCTCGGCCGATCGGTGCCGTTCATCATCCTGATGGTCGCCCTCATCCCGTTCACGAGAGTGGTGGTCGGCACGTTCATCGGCCCGACGGCCGCGATCGTCCCGCTGTCGGTCGTCGCGATCCCGTTCTTCGCGCGCATGGTCGAGATCGCGATCAAGGAGGTCGACCCGGGGCTGCTGGAGGTCGCGTCGTCGCTCGGCGCGAGCCGATGGCAGCTGGTCACCAAGGTGCTCCTGCCCGAGGCCGCACCGCCGATGCTGCTCGGTCTCTCGACCACGGTGACCTCGATCATCAACTTCTCGGCGATGGTCGGCACGGTCGCCGGCGGCGGACTCGGCGACGTCGCCATCCGCTACGGCTACCAGCAGTACAGCTGGATCCACATCGTCTCGGTGATCGTCATCATCTTCGCGATCGTGATGGTCCTGCAGTCGCTCGCCTCGTGGGGCGCCCGCCGCCTCGCCCGCCGCTCCTCCCGCCCGCCGCGTCGCGCTCGCGGCGCGGCCCTCGCCCCGTCGCCCGCGACGTCCGGCGCCTCGCACCTTGCTCCCTGA
- a CDS encoding ATP-binding cassette domain-containing protein, translating into MIALEHVSKRYGDVPAVDDVSLTIPTGEIFGIVGQSGAGKSTLARIVNLLERPDAGSVTVDGTELTSLGDADLRAARRRIGMVFQRFNLLGSRTVRANVELALELDGTPREQRRARALEMLDLVGLSHRAEASVHELSGGQQQRVGIARALAARPSVLLSDEATSALDPETTTAILDLYRRINAELGLTVLLITHEMDVVKTVCDSAALLEAGRVVESGRLVDIIRTPGSRLTAQLFPLGAIPSTVAPDATVIDITFAGGTADRPVIAQLARDHGLDVSILGALIERIGGTQAGRTRLEVPDAAASAVIDDLRGQGLLVEVLRTGVAA; encoded by the coding sequence GTGATTGCGCTCGAACACGTGTCCAAGCGATACGGCGACGTCCCCGCCGTCGACGACGTCTCGCTCACCATCCCCACGGGGGAGATCTTCGGCATCGTCGGGCAGAGCGGAGCCGGCAAGAGCACGCTCGCCCGCATCGTGAACCTCCTCGAACGACCGGATGCCGGATCCGTCACGGTCGACGGCACCGAACTCACTTCCCTCGGCGACGCCGATCTGCGGGCCGCGCGGCGCCGCATCGGCATGGTGTTCCAGCGGTTCAACCTGCTGGGGAGCCGCACGGTACGCGCCAACGTGGAACTGGCGCTCGAACTCGACGGCACGCCGCGGGAGCAGCGCCGGGCCCGCGCGCTCGAGATGCTCGATCTCGTCGGGCTCAGTCACCGCGCCGAGGCGTCGGTCCACGAGCTGTCGGGCGGCCAGCAGCAACGCGTCGGCATCGCCCGCGCGCTTGCGGCGCGACCGAGCGTGCTGCTGTCCGACGAGGCCACCAGCGCCCTCGACCCGGAGACGACGACCGCGATCCTCGACCTGTATCGCCGCATCAACGCGGAACTCGGGCTCACGGTGCTCCTCATCACCCACGAGATGGACGTCGTGAAGACCGTGTGCGATTCCGCCGCGCTCCTGGAGGCGGGCCGGGTGGTCGAGAGCGGCCGCCTGGTCGACATCATCCGCACGCCCGGCTCCCGCCTCACCGCCCAGCTGTTCCCGCTCGGCGCGATCCCGTCGACGGTGGCCCCGGATGCCACGGTGATCGACATCACGTTCGCCGGCGGCACCGCCGACCGGCCGGTGATCGCCCAGCTCGCCCGCGACCACGGCCTCGACGTGTCGATCCTCGGGGCGCTGATCGAGCGGATCGGCGGCACGCAGGCGGGGCGCACGCGCCTCGAAGTGCCGGATGCCGCGGCATCCGCCGTGATCGACGACCTCCGCGGCCAGGGGCTCCTCGTCGAGGTGCTCCGGACGGGAGTCGCCGCGTGA
- a CDS encoding Pr6Pr family membrane protein, with protein MRVDTWSVLRLVMGVVIIAAVVTQLVASITSTIELGRDLGTVIANFFSFFTILSNVLAATTLLWAGIAGLRAGRDAVESPALATTLACATTAMVITGIVYNALLRNITLPQGSEPVPWSNEVLHLIGPLFLLLDLLFAPRRRGLPWRSIAVVLAFPLVWSAYTLLRGPLVTNPANGEPWWYPYPFLNPNGPGGWPAVIVYIVVISLAFVAVGAFTVWIGRRRTTASVTA; from the coding sequence ATGCGCGTCGACACCTGGTCCGTTCTGCGGCTCGTGATGGGCGTGGTCATCATCGCGGCCGTCGTCACGCAGCTGGTGGCGTCGATCACCTCGACGATCGAGCTGGGTCGCGACCTCGGCACCGTGATCGCCAACTTCTTCAGCTTCTTCACGATCCTCTCCAACGTGCTCGCCGCGACGACGCTCCTGTGGGCGGGGATCGCCGGACTGCGCGCCGGACGGGATGCCGTCGAGAGCCCGGCCCTCGCGACGACGCTGGCCTGCGCCACCACGGCGATGGTGATCACGGGCATCGTCTATAACGCCCTCTTGCGGAACATCACCCTGCCGCAGGGGAGCGAGCCGGTGCCCTGGTCGAACGAGGTGCTCCACCTCATCGGCCCGCTGTTCCTGCTCCTCGATCTGCTCTTCGCGCCACGCCGGCGCGGACTGCCGTGGCGATCGATCGCGGTGGTGCTCGCGTTCCCGCTCGTCTGGAGCGCGTACACCCTCTTGCGCGGTCCCCTCGTGACCAATCCGGCCAACGGGGAGCCCTGGTGGTACCCGTATCCGTTCCTCAACCCGAACGGTCCGGGCGGCTGGCCCGCGGTGATCGTCTACATCGTGGTCATCTCGCTCGCCTTCGTCGCGGTGGGCGCATTCACGGTGTGGATCGGCCGGCGCCGCACGACGGCATCCGTCACGGCCTGA
- a CDS encoding adenylosuccinate synthase: MPGIVIVGVQWGDEGKGKATDLLGERTDWVVKFNGGNNAGHTVVIGDEKYALHLLPSGILSPGVNAVIGNGVVIDLEVLFAELSALAARGVDTSRLKVSANAHVITQYHRTLDKVTERFLGKRMIGTTGRGIGPSYADKINRVGIRIQDLFDENILRQKVEGALDQKNHLLVKVFNRRAITVDEIVDDLLSYADRLRPMVCDTGLLLNDALDAGDVVVFEGGQATMLDVDHGTYPFVTSSSATAGGAATGSGVGPNRLDRIVGIVKAYTTRVGSGPFPTELFDEQGEWLRTRGFEFGTTTGRPRRVGWYDAPITRYATRVNGITDLVLTKLDILTGLDQIPVCVAYDVDGERFEEVPVNQSDFHHATPILEYFPGWKDDISKARTFDDLPLEAQDYVLALEAMSGTRISVIGVGASRDAVIVRHDLVD; this comes from the coding sequence ATGCCAGGCATCGTCATCGTCGGAGTCCAGTGGGGGGACGAGGGCAAGGGCAAGGCCACCGATCTCCTCGGTGAGCGCACCGACTGGGTCGTGAAGTTCAACGGCGGCAACAACGCCGGTCACACGGTCGTCATCGGCGACGAGAAGTACGCCCTGCACCTGCTGCCGTCCGGCATCCTCTCGCCCGGCGTCAACGCCGTCATCGGCAACGGCGTCGTCATCGACCTCGAGGTGCTCTTCGCCGAGCTGTCCGCGCTCGCCGCCCGCGGGGTCGACACCTCCCGGTTGAAGGTGAGCGCGAACGCCCACGTCATCACGCAGTACCACCGCACGCTCGACAAGGTCACCGAGCGCTTCCTGGGCAAGCGCATGATCGGCACCACCGGCCGCGGCATCGGTCCGAGCTACGCCGACAAGATCAACCGCGTCGGCATCCGCATCCAGGACCTCTTCGACGAGAACATCCTGCGCCAGAAGGTCGAGGGCGCCCTCGACCAGAAGAACCACCTGCTGGTGAAGGTCTTCAACCGCCGCGCGATCACGGTCGACGAGATCGTCGACGACCTGCTGTCCTACGCCGATCGCCTGCGTCCGATGGTCTGCGACACGGGTCTGCTGCTCAACGACGCGTTGGATGCCGGTGACGTCGTCGTGTTCGAGGGTGGCCAGGCCACGATGCTCGACGTCGACCACGGCACGTACCCGTTCGTGACGTCGTCGTCGGCGACGGCCGGCGGCGCGGCGACCGGCTCGGGCGTCGGTCCGAACCGCCTCGACCGCATCGTCGGCATCGTGAAGGCGTACACGACGCGCGTCGGTTCGGGGCCCTTCCCGACGGAGCTGTTCGACGAACAGGGTGAGTGGTTGCGCACGCGCGGCTTCGAGTTCGGCACGACGACGGGACGCCCGCGCCGCGTGGGCTGGTACGACGCCCCGATCACGCGCTATGCGACGCGTGTCAACGGCATCACCGACCTGGTGCTGACGAAGCTCGACATCCTCACCGGCCTCGACCAGATCCCGGTGTGCGTCGCCTACGACGTCGACGGCGAACGCTTCGAGGAAGTGCCGGTCAACCAGAGCGACTTCCACCACGCGACGCCGATCCTCGAGTACTTCCCCGGGTGGAAGGACGACATCTCGAAGGCCCGCACCTTCGACGACCTTCCCCTCGAGGCGCAGGACTACGTGCTGGCCCTCGAGGCCATGAGCGGCACCCGCATCTCGGTCATCGGTGTCGGCGCGTCCCGCGACGCGGTGATCGTGCGCCACGACCTCGTCGACTGA
- a CDS encoding beta-propeller fold lactonase family protein, which produces MRFFVGAYTADGDGAATGIGVVHAGEPDGPLAGGQLSTGADAVRTGGSPSWLAWHPTLDVLYAALEHGGVVQAFRRTGPDSFAVLGEPAAVGELVCHVAVEPGGRWLVASCWGDGRVVRVPLAADGRVGTGVVAGAANDPYAAFDMNRPSRAHHARFVGTRTVVTTDLGLDQVRAWHPSADGLREVDRVVLPQGTGPRHTVWHPSGHLYVVTEFSLELFVLAPPSDGAGWRLVAAGPVSPGALPGADAAAEISLSADAEFAYVGLRGTDTIATLRVRGTGATVQPVALVESGVTWPRHHLVARDTLLVAGQRSDDVASLALDLRTGIPGRVRHRVSTPSPSQLLADRPGAAG; this is translated from the coding sequence GTGAGGTTCTTCGTCGGCGCCTACACCGCCGACGGTGACGGCGCGGCCACCGGGATCGGCGTCGTCCACGCGGGCGAGCCGGACGGTCCGCTCGCGGGTGGACAGCTCTCGACCGGTGCGGATGCCGTGCGCACCGGTGGGTCGCCGTCGTGGCTGGCCTGGCATCCGACTCTCGACGTGCTCTATGCGGCGCTCGAGCACGGCGGAGTGGTGCAGGCGTTCCGTCGCACCGGTCCCGATTCGTTCGCGGTGCTGGGCGAGCCGGCTGCCGTGGGGGAGCTCGTCTGCCACGTCGCCGTCGAGCCCGGCGGTCGCTGGCTGGTCGCGTCGTGCTGGGGCGACGGCCGGGTGGTACGGGTCCCGCTGGCGGCGGACGGCCGGGTGGGGACAGGCGTCGTCGCCGGGGCGGCGAACGATCCGTATGCCGCGTTCGACATGAATCGCCCTTCCCGCGCGCATCACGCCCGCTTCGTGGGGACGCGGACGGTCGTCACGACCGATCTCGGACTCGACCAGGTGCGTGCGTGGCATCCGTCTGCGGACGGACTTCGCGAAGTCGACCGGGTGGTGCTCCCGCAGGGCACCGGGCCGCGGCACACCGTGTGGCACCCCAGCGGTCACCTCTACGTCGTGACGGAGTTCTCGCTCGAGCTCTTCGTGCTCGCTCCTCCGTCGGACGGCGCCGGGTGGCGGCTGGTCGCCGCCGGTCCCGTCTCGCCCGGGGCGCTCCCCGGTGCGGATGCCGCGGCCGAGATCTCGCTGTCCGCCGACGCCGAGTTCGCCTACGTCGGGCTGCGGGGCACCGACACGATCGCGACGCTGCGCGTGCGCGGCACCGGCGCGACCGTGCAGCCCGTCGCCCTCGTCGAGAGCGGCGTGACCTGGCCACGGCACCACCTCGTCGCGCGCGACACGCTGCTGGTGGCCGGACAGCGCTCGGACGACGTGGCATCCCTCGCGCTCGATCTGCGCACCGGTATCCCGGGGCGTGTGCGCCATCGCGTGTCCACGCCGTCGCCGAGCCAGCTGCTCGCCGACCGGCCGGGCGCGGCGGGTTAG
- a CDS encoding AI-2E family transporter, whose product MTDAPSEPGPSPRRWSRRRPSASPAAAADGAPPTDALLVPEQPVRSVGALIQRPFVLGFLVVLGGLLAVGLTSAIADLATIWIYIAFALFAALGLDPLVRRLERRGVGRAWGIVIVYFVFAIVMVGVLWLVIPTVVGQIAQFIRDLPSTIAGFQQTDFYLWARDQFGDQVPALLNEIQRFLSDPANLAAIGGGVLQIGVSIGTTISGIIIIIVLSLYFLASLPEVKQAFYRLVPARNRPLTAELTEEITASVGGYLGGMIILAFFNSLVTFLLYSVLGLPFPLLLAVVSFCITIIPLVGTVLFWGIGSVVALFTNPLSALVFAAAYLVYMQLEAYVLTPRVMNKTIAVPGSLVVIGALVGGTLMGLLGALVAIPVTASLLLVLKKVWIPRQDAKV is encoded by the coding sequence ATGACCGATGCCCCGTCCGAGCCCGGACCCTCCCCGCGCCGCTGGTCGCGCCGCCGTCCGAGCGCGTCGCCTGCGGCAGCGGCGGACGGTGCGCCCCCGACGGATGCGCTGCTCGTCCCGGAGCAGCCCGTGCGTTCGGTGGGCGCGCTCATCCAGCGGCCCTTCGTGCTCGGCTTCCTTGTCGTCCTCGGCGGTCTCCTGGCCGTCGGGCTGACGTCTGCCATCGCCGACCTCGCCACCATCTGGATCTACATCGCCTTCGCGCTGTTCGCCGCCCTGGGCCTCGATCCCCTCGTGCGCCGGCTGGAGCGTCGCGGTGTCGGCCGGGCATGGGGCATCGTCATCGTCTACTTCGTGTTCGCGATCGTCATGGTCGGCGTGCTGTGGCTGGTCATCCCGACGGTCGTGGGTCAGATCGCCCAGTTCATCCGCGATCTGCCCTCGACGATCGCCGGCTTCCAACAGACCGACTTCTACCTGTGGGCACGCGACCAGTTCGGCGACCAGGTGCCCGCGCTGCTGAACGAGATCCAGCGATTCCTCAGCGACCCCGCGAACCTCGCCGCGATCGGCGGCGGCGTGCTGCAGATCGGCGTCTCGATCGGCACGACGATCTCGGGGATCATCATCATCATCGTGCTGAGCCTGTACTTCCTCGCCTCCCTGCCGGAGGTCAAGCAGGCGTTCTACCGTCTCGTGCCGGCACGCAACCGTCCCCTCACGGCGGAGCTCACGGAGGAGATCACGGCCTCGGTCGGCGGCTACCTCGGGGGCATGATCATCCTCGCGTTCTTCAACTCCCTCGTGACCTTCCTCCTCTACTCCGTGCTCGGGTTGCCCTTCCCGCTGCTGCTGGCCGTCGTGTCGTTCTGCATCACGATCATCCCGCTGGTCGGAACGGTGCTGTTTTGGGGCATCGGCTCCGTGGTCGCCCTGTTCACGAATCCGCTGTCGGCCCTCGTCTTCGCGGCCGCGTATCTCGTGTACATGCAACTCGAGGCATACGTGCTCACCCCTCGCGTCATGAACAAGACGATCGCGGTACCCGGGTCGCTCGTGGTGATCGGTGCGCTCGTCGGAGGCACCCTCATGGGTCTGCTCGGCGCGCTCGTCGCGATCCCCGTGACCGCGTCGCTCCTGCTCGTGCTGAAGAAGGTGTGGATCCCCCGCCAGGACGCGAAGGTCTAA
- a CDS encoding chorismate mutase, whose amino-acid sequence MTDDTADATTATTDATARLLGLRASIDNIDAALIFLLAERFRCTKQVGVLKAEHGMPASDPNREEQQIARLRRLSAEADLDPEFAEKWFNFVVAEVIRHHTAEAERD is encoded by the coding sequence ATGACGGACGACACAGCGGATGCCACGACCGCCACGACCGACGCGACCGCGAGGCTGCTCGGTCTGCGGGCGAGCATCGACAACATCGACGCGGCGCTCATCTTCCTGCTCGCCGAGCGTTTCCGCTGCACGAAGCAGGTCGGTGTGCTGAAGGCCGAGCACGGGATGCCGGCATCCGACCCGAACCGTGAAGAGCAGCAGATCGCGCGCCTGCGCCGACTGTCGGCCGAAGCCGACCTCGACCCCGAGTTCGCCGAGAAGTGGTTCAACTTCGTCGTCGCCGAGGTCATCCGCCACCACACGGCCGAGGCCGAACGCGACTGA